In a genomic window of Phycisphaerae bacterium:
- the glmS gene encoding glutamine--fructose-6-phosphate transaminase (isomerizing) — MCGIVAYLGQREATPILTEGLKRLEYRGYDSAGIAVIRNGKLLIRRSVGRISALEQKISGELDGTTIGMAHTRWATHGAPTEINAHPHCDASGRLALVHNGIIENYRVLRTFLESHDIRLNSQTDTEVLAKLVGYFYDGNLAEAVRRALREVRGTFGIAVLHTDEPDTIVAARRGSPLIIGVGQGEYVVASDAAAIIQHTPQVIYLSDNEVVEITRSGFRTTNLQAVPVTKEVEEVEFTLEQLELGGHQHFMSKEIFEQPEALRTTMRGRLDLEEGRVVLGGLANVSRELVRCKRIILAACGTAWHACLVGKYLIEEMARIPCEVEYASEFRYRNPLISDGTVLIAVSQSGETADTLAALREAKDRGAMALGIVNAVGSTIARETDAGVYLHVGPEIGVASTKAFVGQLTVLSMLAAFLGRRRHMSQADCLRYLRALAEIPTAIEQTLELTTQTRQITARFVETNNWLYLGRGLQYPIALEGALKLKEISYIHAEGLPAAEMKHGPIALINADMPVVVIAVRDHLYDKVVSNIEEVRSRGGRVIAIATQGDQPITRLAEEVLYVPDVPEMLQPFVTVVPLQLLAYHAAVLRGCDVDKPRNLAKSVTVE, encoded by the coding sequence ATGTGCGGAATCGTTGCGTATCTGGGACAACGTGAAGCGACGCCCATCCTTACTGAGGGCCTCAAACGGTTGGAATACCGGGGATACGACTCGGCCGGGATCGCCGTCATTCGCAACGGCAAGCTCCTGATCCGCCGATCCGTCGGCCGGATCTCCGCCCTCGAGCAGAAGATCAGCGGCGAGCTCGACGGCACCACCATCGGTATGGCACACACGCGCTGGGCCACGCACGGCGCCCCGACGGAGATCAACGCACATCCACACTGCGACGCCAGCGGTCGGCTGGCGCTGGTTCATAACGGCATCATCGAAAACTACCGCGTGCTGCGCACGTTCCTCGAAAGCCACGACATCCGCCTGAACAGCCAGACCGACACCGAGGTCCTCGCCAAGCTCGTCGGGTACTTCTACGACGGGAACTTGGCCGAGGCCGTCCGCCGGGCCCTGCGCGAAGTCCGCGGCACGTTCGGCATCGCCGTGCTGCACACCGACGAGCCCGACACCATCGTCGCGGCCCGCCGGGGCAGCCCGCTGATCATCGGCGTCGGCCAGGGCGAGTACGTGGTGGCCTCCGACGCGGCGGCCATTATTCAACATACGCCACAGGTGATCTACCTGTCCGATAACGAGGTGGTCGAGATCACGCGTTCCGGATTCCGCACGACCAATTTGCAGGCGGTACCGGTCACGAAAGAAGTGGAAGAGGTCGAGTTTACGCTCGAACAGCTCGAGCTCGGCGGCCACCAGCACTTCATGAGCAAGGAAATCTTCGAGCAGCCGGAAGCCCTGCGCACCACCATGCGCGGCCGGCTGGATCTCGAGGAGGGGCGGGTCGTGCTGGGCGGACTGGCCAACGTCTCCCGCGAACTCGTGCGCTGCAAACGGATCATCCTGGCTGCCTGCGGCACGGCCTGGCACGCCTGCCTGGTCGGCAAATACCTCATCGAGGAGATGGCGCGCATCCCGTGCGAGGTCGAATACGCCAGCGAGTTCCGCTACCGCAACCCGCTCATCTCGGACGGCACGGTGTTGATCGCCGTGTCACAAAGCGGCGAGACCGCCGACACGCTGGCCGCGCTGCGCGAGGCGAAAGACCGCGGTGCCATGGCGCTGGGCATCGTCAACGCGGTCGGCTCGACGATCGCACGCGAGACCGACGCCGGCGTCTACCTGCACGTCGGCCCTGAGATCGGCGTCGCGTCCACCAAGGCGTTTGTCGGCCAGTTGACCGTGCTCTCGATGCTGGCGGCGTTCCTCGGCCGGCGGCGGCACATGAGCCAGGCCGACTGCCTGCGCTATCTGCGCGCCCTGGCCGAGATTCCGACCGCGATCGAGCAGACGCTGGAACTGACCACGCAGACGCGGCAGATCACTGCCCGCTTCGTCGAGACGAACAACTGGCTCTACCTGGGCCGCGGGTTACAGTACCCAATCGCGCTCGAAGGCGCTCTCAAGCTGAAGGAAATCAGCTACATCCACGCCGAGGGCCTGCCCGCCGCCGAGATGAAGCACGGGCCGATCGCCTTGATCAACGCGGACATGCCCGTCGTCGTCATCGCCGTCCGCGACCACCTGTACGACAAGGTCGTCAGCAACATCGAGGAGGTGCGCAGTCGCGGCGGACGTGTCATCGCCATCGCCACGCAGGGCGATCAGCCGATCACGCGGCTGGCGGAGGAAGTACTGTACGTCCCCGATGTTCCCGAGATGCTGCAACCGTTCGTCACGGTGGTCCCGCTGCAACTGCTGGCCTATCACGCCGCGGTGCTGCGCGGCTGCGACGTGGACAAGCCGCGTAACCTGGCCAAGTCGGTGACGGTCGAATAG
- a CDS encoding ATP-dependent Clp protease adaptor ClpS: MTQQHTRPDTVVEQRTDCLPPYQVILHNDDVNSFEHVIRTILLLTPLKEPEAVARTIEAHETGSSILLVTHRERAELYVEQFASRNLTVTCEPDA, from the coding sequence TTGACACAGCAGCACACGCGTCCGGACACGGTGGTTGAGCAGCGGACGGACTGTCTGCCGCCGTACCAGGTGATCCTGCACAACGACGACGTGAACTCGTTCGAGCACGTGATTCGCACGATCCTGCTGCTCACGCCGCTCAAGGAGCCGGAAGCCGTGGCGCGCACGATCGAGGCCCACGAGACCGGCAGCAGCATCCTGCTGGTGACGCACCGGGAGCGGGCCGAGCTGTACGTCGAGCAGTTTGCGTCGCGCAATCTCACGGTCACGTGCGAGCCCGACGCGTAG